The DNA sequence CAGCACGGGCCCCACATTACCACCGATGATGGTGCGGACTTGGTAACGACATTGCATAAAAAAGGGGGTGTTCTGCTTTCTGGTGTTATCGGAGGAACCGAAGAAACAACAACTGGTGTGCTGCGACTGAAGAGTATGGAGCAGGCAGGTGTACTGGCTTATCCAATTATCGCCGTTAATGATTCATTAACGAAATACCTTTTTGATAATCGCTATGGCACCGGACAGTCGACTTTGGACGGAATACTGCGTGCTACAAATATTCTCTTTGCGGGGTCAATAGTTGTAGTGTGTGGATATGGATGGTGCGGGCGGGGTGTCGCACTGCGAGCGCGGGGAATGGGAGCGGAAGTCATTGTTACAGAAGTTAATCCAATAAGAGCACTGGAAGCGCGAATGGACGGGTTCCGGGTAATGAGACTTGTCGATGCTGCTCCTGTCGGGGATATTTTTATAACCGTGACAGGTAATATTAATGTAATTGACCGCCACCATTTACTTAAAATGAAAGACGGAGCTATTATCTGTAATGCCGGGCATTTCGATGTTGAAATTAACTGCCGCGCGCTGAAGGAAATCAGCAGGAAAGAGCGAGAACTGCGGGATGGTTGTGTTGAATACTTGCTCAAAAATGACAGGAGGATTATACTTTTGGCAAAGGGAAGGCTTGTTAATCTATCTGCGGCTGAAGGACATCCGGCAATGGTTATGGATCTTTCATTTGCCAACCAAGCAATGGCTGCCGAATTTTTACTTAATAATCGAGGCAAGCTTGCTCCAAAAGTCTACAAGCTACCGGAGGCGATTGATGAAGGGATTGCGCGTCTAAAACTGGAGACCCTAAGTATCAAAATTGATTTTCTAACGGCGGAACAGAAAAAATATATCGAGGATTGGCAAACTGGTACCTAAGTCTGTGATGCAGGTCGGGGTTAAAACGTGGTTCCTAACTGAAAATGAGGTTCCCAGCCGGGTTGAGGTTTATCGAATCCGTATCCCAAGTCGAAACCGATCAGTCCAAGCATTGGGATTTCGAGCCGAACCCCTAATCCGGCGCCCCGTTTAAGGTCGGAAAAGCTGAACTGTTCAGGTTGATTCCAAGTGTTTCCAGCGTCAAAGAAAGCAAGAAAGGTAACCTGCGGATTGAGGCGCAAACGATACTCAAAGGAAAATATGTTCAGCATAGTACCACCGATCGGGAATCCGGCATCGTAAGGCCCGATTGAGCTTTCTCCATATCCCCGGATGCCGTCGACTCCGGTTCCTCCGGGGTAAAACCGTTCAGAAAGCGGAATAGTATCACGAGTGCTAAATCCTGAAATATAGCCCAATCGGGCTCTACCTTTAATACCGAATTTCCAAAAGAGCGGCAAGTACTGCGTCAGATCAATTGTGTGACGGTGAAAATGAATATCCCAGAAGGAAAGATCAAGTGAATAAGTGGCTACAGACCCAGTTAATGGATTGAAGATGTAATCGCGTGAGTCCCGGGTGAGCGTAATAGATGGAAGAAATGAAGTTTTATGAACAGTATCGCGATAGATGTTGAATGTTTTCGAGGGCTTGTATCCACTGCTTATTGATGCTGGTGGGACATACCCGTCGCTGAGGCGCAATAAGAAATAAATTCGTGAATAATCAAGTGGCAGGGGACGAGAGAAGGAAATACCTCCGCTCATAATCTGTTTACTATAATAGTTGTAATCTCTTGTCAGATAGGAGATATCAAAACCAGCAGATACTGGAGTGTCAAATAGCCAGGGTTCTGTAAAACTTAATTGGAAGTCAGTCTTTTTACCACCCTTTTCTAATCTCAGAGATGAACGCCAGCCTCTGCCGAGAAGGTTGGGCTGTTGGAGTTCTACATAACCAGCAAGTTTATCCTGTGCCGAATATGTTATTCCAGCGCCAATAGTTCCAAAGAAACTCTTCTCTTTAACTTTATAAATCAAATCAATTGTGCCGGCTGTATCTACCTGCCGATAGTCAATGGCGACATCATCGAAGAAACCCAGATTGAAGATATCTCTCTGACTGCGCATAATTTCGGAGCGTTTGAAAACATATCCAGGCAGGGAGGATATTTCACGCCGGATAACTTTATCCCGGGTTTGTTGGTTACCTTCGATTTTCACAAGTCTAATCGTTGCCGGGGCTCCTTCTTTGATATCGTAATTGATATATACGGTATCGGCGTTAATCTTTTCAATCGGGATGATTTGGGCATATATATAACCTTTTTCAGCATAAATATTGTAAATTTCAGCAAGTGTTGCCTGAGCTAGTTTGATATTATATACAGAGCCGGAATGGTAGCGAATCAGTGAGTAAAGACGAGCTGAATCAACAATCGTATTGCCGGTAATCTTGACTGCCCCGAAGTAATATCGTTTTCCTTCGGTTAGATAGATATTAATATCCACCCAACCTCGGTCGAATTTCACATCATAATCAATTATTCGGGCATCGATGAATCCTTGTTGTTTATAGAAGTCAACAATCCGCTCCAGGTCTCTGGGAAGTTCTTCCTCTTTAAGAGTTCCTTTGCGATACCAGGTTTTCTGGCGATTGACCAGTTTAATTTCAATCTGGGGGTCAGTAAAGTGTTCATTACCATATATTTCAATATTACGAATTTTCACCGGTTCGCCCTCGTCGATCTGAAAAGTCAGAATGACCTCACCAGAACTATTCGGTCTGCTCTGAATTGATTGGATATTAACCAGCAAAAACCCTTTCTGTTTATAAAGTTTCAACAGCTCTTGTTGCCAGTCAAATACTTTTTTTGCCGAAAGAATTTCGCCGGTCTTTGTTTTTATCTTTGCTTGGAGGTCCTTTTTTTTGATGCGCCGATAACCTTCAAATTCAACATATTTGAGTTTAGGATATTCTTGAACTACGAAATTAAGATAAATACCATCTGCAACTCTTGTGGTTTCGGCTGTTACTTGAGAAAATAATCCGAGATCATAGATTTTTCGAATGGCATCCGCCAAGGAAGAGCGGAAGTTGCTATGAGTATAAATCTGTTGTTCGCCAAGACCGGAGGTGCGTATAACCAAAGCCGGGTCGCACCGGGTGGTAGAAGCGGTTATTTTCAGGAGTGCGATCCGGTCCGTGTCAGCACTCGACAGTTGATTCAAAAGAAGAACAGTTAGAAATAATGAATTCATTCCTGGACCGGCGCTTCTGCTTCGGACGGAGCCTCCCTGAATATCAGGCGATTTCCATCCCGGTCCACGACAATATGTGGCTGTTCAGAAAATCCACCCTTCAGCAGCTCTTCAGCTAAGGGGTCTTCAAGCAGACGGCGGAGTGCCCTTTTTATCGGACGGGCACCATATTGTGGATCAAAGCCTTCTTGGACGAGCAGTTCTTTCGCAGCGGGGGTCAGTTCAATCGTGATTTTCTTTTCCTTTAAACGAGCGGCAATTTCTCGGATTTGGATGTCGACGATAGCCTCCATTTGAGGGCGGTCAAGGGGATGAAAGACAATGACTTCGTCAACCCGGTTAAGAAATTCCGGACGGAATACTCTTTTGACCTCAGTCATTACCTTATTTCTGATATTTTCATAATTTACCTCAGGGGTGGGTGATGTAAAACCGACACTCGCGACACCCCTGATTTCGGTAGAAGCGATATTGGAAGTCATTATGATCACAGTATTTTTGAAGTTGATCTTGCGGCCCAAGGAATCGGTAATTTGACCGTCATCGAGAATCTGCAGCAGAATATTAAAAACATCCGGGTGTGCCTTTTCGATTTCATCAAAAAGAACGACCGAATAAGGTTTGTGTCGGACTTTTTCTGTCAGCTGTCCGCCTTCTTCATAGCCGACATAGCCTGGAGGCGCACCCACTAATCGGGATACATTGAATTTTTCCATATATTCCGACATATCGAACCGAAGCAACGCTTCTTCATTTCCGAAAAGGAAACGGGCAAGAACGCGGGCAAGTTCAGTTTTGCCGACACCAGTCGGTCCGAGAAATATAAATGAACCAATAGGCCTTCTGGGGTCTTTGATGCCGGCGCGGGAGCGGCGAATGGCCTTGGCTACTGCTGTAATTGCCTCATCCTGCCCGACGATCCACTGTTTTAGTTCTTCTTCCATCCGCAATAATCGTGACGATTCTTTTTCTTCCAGTTTTGCCAGAGGTACCGAAGTCCATGAGGACACTACATA is a window from the candidate division WOR-3 bacterium genome containing:
- the ahcY gene encoding adenosylhomocysteinase produces the protein MDYEIKDLAMANHGVRRIEWAGRFMPVLKRIRERFEKEKPLKGVRMSCCLHVTSETANLVKTLKAGGADLRLCASNPLSTQDDVAAALVKFDKISVFAINGIDRHGYYRHIEKALQHGPHITTDDGADLVTTLHKKGGVLLSGVIGGTEETTTGVLRLKSMEQAGVLAYPIIAVNDSLTKYLFDNRYGTGQSTLDGILRATNILFAGSIVVVCGYGWCGRGVALRARGMGAEVIVTEVNPIRALEARMDGFRVMRLVDAAPVGDIFITVTGNINVIDRHHLLKMKDGAIICNAGHFDVEINCRALKEISRKERELRDGCVEYLLKNDRRIILLAKGRLVNLSAAEGHPAMVMDLSFANQAMAAEFLLNNRGKLAPKVYKLPEAIDEGIARLKLETLSIKIDFLTAEQKKYIEDWQTGT
- the bamA gene encoding outer membrane protein assembly factor BamA — its product is MNSLFLTVLLLNQLSSADTDRIALLKITASTTRCDPALVIRTSGLGEQQIYTHSNFRSSLADAIRKIYDLGLFSQVTAETTRVADGIYLNFVVQEYPKLKYVEFEGYRRIKKKDLQAKIKTKTGEILSAKKVFDWQQELLKLYKQKGFLLVNIQSIQSRPNSSGEVILTFQIDEGEPVKIRNIEIYGNEHFTDPQIEIKLVNRQKTWYRKGTLKEEELPRDLERIVDFYKQQGFIDARIIDYDVKFDRGWVDINIYLTEGKRYYFGAVKITGNTIVDSARLYSLIRYHSGSVYNIKLAQATLAEIYNIYAEKGYIYAQIIPIEKINADTVYINYDIKEGAPATIRLVKIEGNQQTRDKVIRREISSLPGYVFKRSEIMRSQRDIFNLGFFDDVAIDYRQVDTAGTIDLIYKVKEKSFFGTIGAGITYSAQDKLAGYVELQQPNLLGRGWRSSLRLEKGGKKTDFQLSFTEPWLFDTPVSAGFDISYLTRDYNYYSKQIMSGGISFSRPLPLDYSRIYFLLRLSDGYVPPASISSGYKPSKTFNIYRDTVHKTSFLPSITLTRDSRDYIFNPLTGSVATYSLDLSFWDIHFHRHTIDLTQYLPLFWKFGIKGRARLGYISGFSTRDTIPLSERFYPGGTGVDGIRGYGESSIGPYDAGFPIGGTMLNIFSFEYRLRLNPQVTFLAFFDAGNTWNQPEQFSFSDLKRGAGLGVRLEIPMLGLIGFDLGYGFDKPQPGWEPHFQLGTTF